From Nitrospirota bacterium, the proteins below share one genomic window:
- a CDS encoding corrinoid protein, with protein MATEEKRKEILEKLKNAVIQYDEDTAKEGAQEALDNELDANDAIFNGLVSGMQEVGKLFEAQEYFVPELLMCADALYAGLDILKPHVKKMDLGVKGSVVIGTVEGDVHDIGKNIVKMMFDVAGFNVYDLGRDVPLDKFVEEQIRTDSDLVCLSAMMTTTMVGMKKVIDNLRAKNPNVKIMIGGAPVSQDIADKWGADGYAKDATNALKDAINMISSLKKLKEEAEEKKR; from the coding sequence ATGGCCACAGAAGAAAAGAGGAAGGAGATCCTGGAAAAGCTGAAGAATGCCGTGATCCAGTATGACGAAGACACGGCAAAAGAGGGCGCGCAGGAAGCGCTTGATAATGAGCTGGACGCAAACGACGCCATATTCAACGGGCTTGTAAGCGGCATGCAGGAAGTGGGAAAACTGTTTGAGGCCCAGGAGTATTTTGTGCCGGAACTGCTCATGTGCGCAGATGCGCTTTACGCTGGGCTGGACATTTTAAAACCGCACGTGAAAAAGATGGACCTCGGCGTAAAGGGCTCCGTTGTCATCGGCACTGTGGAAGGGGATGTTCATGATATCGGGAAGAACATCGTGAAGATGATGTTTGATGTGGCCGGCTTCAACGTATATGACCTCGGCAGGGACGTCCCACTTGATAAATTCGTGGAAGAACAGATCCGGACGGACTCCGACCTTGTGTGCCTCTCGGCAATGATGACCACAACTATGGTCGGCATGAAAAAAGTAATCGACAATCTGAGGGCGAAAAACCCCAACGTAAAGATCATGATCGGCGGCGCGCCTGTGTCGCAGGACATAGCGGACAAATGGGGCGCGGACGGTTACGCTAAAGACGCGACCAATGCGCTCAAGGACGCGATCAATATGATCAGCTCATTGAAGAAATTGAAAGAGGAAGCGGAAGAGAAGAAACGTTGA
- the speB gene encoding agmatinase produces the protein MKSSVPYNYGGLPPKYSSYKNSNIIILPVPFDKTSSWIKGSDKGPRAIINASRNMELYDIETGSEIYKKGIHTAKAVNAPTARALADKVRKRTGALLADKKFVVVVGGEHSVSLGTIQAHAEAFKNISILHLDAHSDMRDSYEGDKFSHACIMARAKEVTENIVSVGIRSSDSSELKNINRQNTFYASDIRGSKDWIKQIVKKLSENVYVSIDLDVFDPSIMPSTGTPEPGGPGWYEVLDLMESVMKNKNVVGLDVVEFCPSKNNLAPDFLAAKLIYKLLSFKFA, from the coding sequence TTGAAAAGTTCTGTACCTTACAATTACGGCGGCCTGCCTCCGAAATACTCTTCGTATAAAAATTCAAACATAATCATCCTGCCTGTTCCCTTTGATAAAACCAGTTCATGGATCAAAGGCTCTGACAAAGGCCCGCGCGCGATCATCAACGCCTCCCGTAATATGGAGCTCTATGATATCGAGACCGGCTCCGAGATTTATAAAAAAGGCATCCACACGGCAAAGGCGGTCAATGCCCCAACTGCGCGCGCATTAGCGGACAAGGTCAGGAAAAGGACCGGCGCATTATTAGCGGACAAAAAATTCGTCGTAGTTGTTGGAGGAGAACACTCTGTGTCTTTGGGAACCATTCAGGCCCACGCGGAGGCTTTTAAAAATATCAGCATCCTCCATCTTGACGCCCACTCCGACATGAGGGATTCATACGAAGGCGATAAATTCAGCCACGCCTGCATCATGGCGAGGGCAAAGGAAGTCACAGAGAACATAGTCTCCGTCGGAATAAGGAGCAGCGATTCATCGGAGTTGAAGAATATCAACAGGCAGAACACATTCTACGCGTCAGACATCCGCGGGTCAAAAGACTGGATTAAACAGATTGTGAAAAAGTTGTCTGAAAACGTCTACGTCTCCATTGACCTTGACGTGTTCGACCCTTCAATAATGCCTTCTACAGGCACGCCTGAACCCGGCGGACCGGGCTGGTATGAAGTGCTGGACCTGATGGAGAGCGTTATGAAAAACAAAAACGTCGTGGGCCTCGATGTCGTTGAATTCTGCCCGTCAAAAAACAACCTTGCCCCGGACTTCCTCGCGGCAAAGTTGATTTACAAACTACTGAGTTTTAAGTTCGCTTAA
- a CDS encoding DUF4445 domain-containing protein: MKKYRVIFQPSGRRGEVEEGKTLLESAQLLGVDIEGLCGSKKVCGKCKVRIEEGYFEKDNMESGMSHLSAITEAEKKHIKPEDGPGIRLACTAEIHGDVKVFVPERSRAGKQIVRKAAKELTIILDPAVRKYNVDLVPPKLHDMTTGDYERVLKFLEEDYGLKNLSFDYLVLKELQDVLRKGEWKATVTVWMDREIIKVEPGFVEKCYGLAVDVGTTTCVGYLTDLDTGKVVNTESMMNPQVPYGEDVMSRITYAMTNPSGLETMQRAIIEGLNEIIAGAISEIVKDGPNPGYVIDDITIVFNTAMHHILLGFNPEYIGRSPFIPAVQTSLNIKARDIGLKINPAAYVHVLPIEAGFVGADNVGVLIAEEPYNQDENVLIIDIGTNGELLLGNRSKVCSTSCATGPAFEGAQIKFGMRAAPGAIETVRIDPVTKEPMYKVIGKADWHTHLEKVNAKGLCGSGIIEVVAEMFKAGIIDKSGRFVPNLDTTRVRKDIDGKPEYVLAWAEETSIGTDITITQGDVRALQLAKGALYAGAKLLMKRLGINKLDRVILAGAFGSHIDKESSMTLGMFPDCPIDMVYAVGNAAGDGARMALINKGKRIEANERARWVEFIEIATDPTFEKEFMQAMHIPHMKDPFPNLKELLKKSGSAVEIKG, encoded by the coding sequence GTGAAAAAATACAGGGTCATATTTCAGCCCTCCGGCAGGAGGGGAGAAGTGGAGGAGGGAAAGACCCTCCTTGAATCCGCGCAGCTGCTCGGAGTTGATATCGAAGGGCTTTGCGGCAGCAAGAAGGTCTGCGGCAAGTGCAAGGTCAGGATTGAAGAAGGCTATTTTGAGAAGGACAACATGGAGTCCGGGATGTCCCATCTCTCCGCGATCACCGAGGCTGAAAAGAAACATATAAAACCCGAAGACGGCCCCGGCATCCGGCTCGCCTGCACAGCAGAGATACATGGTGACGTAAAGGTGTTCGTGCCTGAACGCTCAAGGGCCGGCAAGCAGATCGTACGCAAGGCCGCAAAAGAGCTCACCATCATTCTCGATCCCGCGGTGAGGAAATACAATGTAGACCTCGTTCCTCCAAAGCTTCATGACATGACAACAGGTGACTATGAGCGCGTGCTGAAATTCCTCGAAGAGGATTACGGACTGAAAAACCTTTCCTTCGATTATCTTGTGTTGAAAGAGCTTCAGGATGTCCTTAGAAAAGGAGAATGGAAGGCAACTGTAACCGTATGGATGGACAGGGAGATAATAAAAGTGGAGCCGGGCTTCGTGGAAAAATGCTACGGCCTGGCTGTTGACGTCGGGACAACAACGTGCGTCGGGTATCTGACCGATCTGGATACAGGCAAAGTTGTAAACACGGAATCAATGATGAACCCGCAAGTGCCGTACGGCGAAGACGTCATGTCACGCATCACTTACGCAATGACAAATCCCTCAGGACTTGAGACCATGCAGAGGGCGATCATCGAGGGCTTGAATGAAATTATTGCCGGGGCAATTTCCGAAATTGTAAAAGACGGCCCGAATCCCGGCTATGTTATTGATGACATTACCATCGTCTTCAACACGGCAATGCATCATATCCTCCTCGGTTTCAATCCCGAATACATCGGACGCTCGCCTTTTATTCCCGCGGTACAGACTTCGCTGAACATCAAGGCGCGCGACATAGGATTGAAGATAAATCCCGCGGCGTATGTTCACGTACTGCCAATCGAAGCTGGATTTGTCGGCGCGGACAACGTCGGCGTTCTTATAGCTGAAGAACCGTACAACCAGGACGAGAACGTACTCATCATTGATATCGGGACAAACGGGGAACTGCTCCTCGGCAACCGCAGCAAGGTCTGTTCAACCTCCTGCGCGACAGGCCCTGCGTTTGAAGGAGCGCAGATAAAATTCGGGATGCGCGCCGCACCCGGGGCCATTGAAACCGTCAGGATAGACCCCGTTACAAAAGAGCCTATGTATAAAGTCATCGGCAAGGCGGACTGGCATACACACCTTGAGAAAGTAAACGCAAAGGGCTTGTGCGGCTCAGGGATAATCGAGGTCGTTGCCGAGATGTTTAAGGCAGGCATCATAGACAAGTCAGGACGCTTTGTCCCAAACCTCGATACTACGCGCGTGAGAAAGGACATTGACGGCAAGCCTGAATATGTCCTTGCTTGGGCCGAAGAGACATCTATCGGTACAGATATTACCATTACACAGGGGGACGTCAGGGCCTTGCAGCTCGCAAAAGGGGCTCTCTACGCCGGAGCGAAATTACTGATGAAGCGTCTGGGCATTAACAAACTCGACAGGGTCATCCTTGCGGGCGCATTCGGCAGTCATATTGACAAAGAATCGTCAATGACACTTGGAATGTTCCCTGACTGCCCGATAGACATGGTCTACGCAGTCGGCAATGCCGCGGGTGACGGCGCGAGGATGGCGCTCATTAATAAAGGAAAACGCATTGAAGCAAATGAAAGGGCGCGGTGGGTCGAGTTCATCGAGATCGCTACCGACCCGACATTCGAGAAGGAGTTCATGCAGGCCATGCACATTCCGCACATGAAAGACCCCTTCCCGAATTTAAAGGAGCTGCTTAAAAAATCGGGAAGCGCTGTGGAGATAAAAGGGTGA
- a CDS encoding uroporphyrinogen decarboxylase family protein produces the protein MTSREAIIKALEGGKAERVPVTLFGGGMWSIKEYSTTFKDLSLDPEKMTDMLVKMSGKLLCDVVYAGSGYNNFHAAAFGGGIKFREVGAPDLEAHIISTEEDLRKMDLSKLDSNEVINAVKQALRSTRSKIGDEYLITMTAWGPYTLGARLVGEETMMKATFKKPDFVHKVVDFATDLLIHLYEPVVSDGTLELISIADPTASGDLISKKQFEKFALPYLKKFTDWTRSKNVYTLVHICGNTTDRLDLFPLSGASCISLDHKTDIAKAKEILHGKMCFAGNVDPVKIMLQGTVQEVEDACKQVIRTAGTEGGFILMPGCDIPPTVPYENIQKFIQVAREWKL, from the coding sequence ATGACATCGCGGGAAGCAATCATCAAGGCGCTTGAGGGGGGCAAAGCCGAACGTGTCCCGGTGACCCTCTTCGGCGGAGGGATGTGGAGTATCAAGGAATATAGCACCACCTTTAAGGACTTGTCCCTGGACCCGGAAAAAATGACGGACATGCTGGTTAAAATGTCCGGCAAACTGCTCTGTGACGTTGTTTACGCAGGTTCAGGCTACAACAATTTTCATGCGGCAGCTTTCGGAGGCGGAATAAAATTCAGGGAAGTCGGCGCGCCCGACCTTGAGGCCCACATCATTTCAACAGAAGAAGACCTCCGGAAGATGGATTTATCAAAGTTAGATTCAAATGAAGTGATCAATGCGGTCAAGCAGGCCCTGAGATCAACCAGATCAAAGATCGGCGATGAGTATCTCATAACTATGACTGCATGGGGCCCGTATACCCTCGGCGCGCGGCTGGTAGGAGAAGAAACTATGATGAAGGCCACCTTCAAGAAGCCCGACTTTGTTCACAAGGTTGTGGACTTTGCCACTGACCTGCTGATCCATCTCTATGAACCGGTTGTATCGGACGGGACCCTTGAGTTGATAAGCATTGCTGATCCAACCGCATCCGGTGATCTGATATCGAAAAAACAGTTTGAGAAATTTGCCCTCCCGTATCTGAAGAAATTTACGGACTGGACGCGTTCTAAAAATGTTTATACCCTCGTTCACATCTGCGGCAATACCACTGACAGGCTGGACCTCTTCCCTCTTTCCGGGGCAAGTTGTATAAGCCTCGACCACAAGACGGACATAGCAAAGGCGAAGGAAATTTTGCATGGTAAAATGTGTTTTGCGGGCAATGTGGACCCCGTGAAGATAATGCTTCAGGGTACTGTCCAGGAGGTGGAAGACGCCTGCAAACAGGTGATCCGGACAGCCGGAACGGAAGGCGGTTTTATTCTCATGCCTGGCTGCGATATCCCGCCGACCGTGCCGTATGAAAATATTCAGAAGTTCATCCAGGTCGCAAGGGAATGGAAACTCTAA
- a CDS encoding epoxyqueuosine reductase, with protein MIHEALRNELINAGADIVGFSDLKGIPKGDISHLQNGISIAVIKNLNQGTISLLTRLQKKAAMILKKEGYKYFSIPPDSDRVKGSFISKLYPLFTHKIAATSAGLGWIGRNGLLINPDHGPRLSLATVLTDAPLQAGAPVEFSRCGECTLCVDFCPSKAITGSDWSRSKPFVELVILDNCRSHKKKSRAVTDKPNCGLCINICPYGRKNAKKH; from the coding sequence TTGATCCATGAAGCGCTGAGAAATGAACTCATAAACGCAGGCGCCGATATAGTAGGTTTTTCAGATTTAAAGGGAATACCAAAAGGCGATATCTCGCATCTGCAAAATGGTATTTCAATCGCGGTGATTAAAAATTTAAACCAGGGCACCATCAGCCTGCTGACAAGGCTCCAGAAAAAGGCCGCCATGATCTTAAAAAAGGAAGGCTACAAATATTTCTCCATCCCGCCCGACTCTGACAGGGTAAAAGGCTCGTTCATATCAAAGCTCTATCCCCTCTTTACGCACAAGATCGCCGCGACATCCGCGGGGCTTGGCTGGATAGGCAGGAACGGGCTCCTTATAAATCCCGATCACGGCCCACGCCTCTCTCTTGCAACTGTCCTTACGGATGCCCCGCTTCAGGCAGGCGCGCCGGTTGAATTCAGCCGCTGCGGAGAGTGTACCCTGTGCGTGGATTTTTGCCCGTCCAAGGCGATAACAGGAAGTGACTGGTCAAGGAGCAAGCCCTTTGTCGAGCTTGTCATATTAGATAATTGCCGCTCACATAAAAAGAAGAGCCGGGCGGTAACAGATAAACCCAATTGCGGATTATGCATAAACATATGTCCGTATGGGAGGAAGAATGCTAAAAAACATTAA
- a CDS encoding rhodanese-like domain-containing protein — MSYLKEITLSLECISKEELLKRINDNAKFILVDTVGKYDGNKFRIKGAKTIPYPDVIDRRKELIPHDEIIIYCKHKDCVASKKVALGLKLLNVKNVKVYEGGIDEWVANNLPVEEE, encoded by the coding sequence ATGTCATACCTGAAAGAGATTACTTTGTCTTTGGAGTGCATCAGCAAGGAAGAGCTCCTGAAGCGTATAAATGATAACGCCAAATTCATTCTCGTAGATACTGTAGGCAAGTACGACGGGAACAAGTTCAGGATAAAAGGCGCAAAGACTATTCCGTATCCTGATGTGATAGACAGAAGAAAAGAATTAATCCCGCATGATGAGATCATAATTTACTGCAAGCACAAAGACTGTGTCGCCTCAAAAAAAGTCGCCCTCGGTTTGAAATTACTTAACGTCAAAAACGTGAAGGTCTACGAAGGCGGGATAGATGAGTGGGTCGCAAACAACCTGCCGGTCGAAGAAGAGTAG
- a CDS encoding tetrahydromethanopterin S-methyltransferase subunit H: MFVFSREQKIFNISGLKIGGQPGENPPLLIASMFHNKDRLLKDRKGSFDRERAKELIKKQEDLSSSTGVPSMVAMVANTPEEAQVYIDFYLETTNMPFGIDMWMADKRAKATEYVAKLGVQDKFLYNSITPWDKDIKGQVSRLKDLGIKNVVVQAFDDKDQSPAGRLKSLENILSQGADSFDTVIVDTSVMNLPATSFSLIANKIIKEKTGLPCGGAYSNGTHMWQAARDAWGLDGFKAMDAVAQGMASVLWSDFNFYGPIVTAPRIFPAVATAHVLLSTLVYDETKTFPENNSLPIRKYFSDFIEKVISGQARK; encoded by the coding sequence ATGTTTGTATTTTCGAGAGAGCAAAAAATATTCAACATCAGCGGCCTGAAAATAGGCGGCCAGCCTGGTGAAAATCCCCCCCTGCTGATAGCCTCCATGTTTCATAACAAGGACCGTCTGCTTAAAGACAGAAAAGGCAGCTTCGACCGCGAAAGGGCAAAAGAACTTATTAAGAAACAGGAAGACCTTTCATCGTCAACAGGGGTCCCTTCAATGGTTGCCATGGTAGCGAACACGCCTGAAGAGGCGCAGGTCTATATAGATTTCTATCTTGAGACAACGAATATGCCTTTTGGAATTGATATGTGGATGGCTGACAAAAGGGCAAAGGCAACTGAATATGTCGCAAAGCTGGGCGTTCAGGACAAATTCCTCTACAACAGCATCACCCCCTGGGACAAGGATATTAAAGGTCAGGTATCAAGATTAAAAGATTTGGGAATTAAAAATGTAGTCGTACAGGCATTTGATGATAAAGACCAGTCACCCGCGGGAAGGCTGAAATCGCTTGAAAACATCCTGTCGCAGGGGGCTGACAGTTTTGATACTGTCATAGTAGATACTTCCGTGATGAATCTTCCGGCCACTTCATTTTCATTGATAGCAAACAAAATTATAAAAGAAAAAACCGGCCTTCCCTGCGGAGGCGCGTATTCAAACGGCACTCACATGTGGCAGGCCGCAAGAGATGCTTGGGGGCTTGATGGCTTCAAGGCAATGGACGCGGTCGCGCAGGGCATGGCATCAGTGCTCTGGAGTGACTTCAACTTTTACGGCCCTATTGTTACCGCGCCGAGGATATTCCCTGCCGTGGCAACCGCCCACGTCCTGCTTTCAACCCTTGTATATGATGAGACAAAAACTTTTCCAGAAAATAATTCCTTGCCAATCAGAAAATATTTTTCCGACTTTATTGAAAAGGTCATTTCCGGGCAGGCGAGGAAATGA
- a CDS encoding HAD hydrolase-like protein: MKKLVLFDIDGTLITAGGAGTRSLNMAFHALFNIEGAFKNITMAGKTDIQIIKEGLGTHGFSMDGNVKRMQETYLRFLQIEINNPMKKIKPGIKETLDLLRAMEMPLGLLTGNLEGGARIKLHPFGLNEYFPDGAFGSDDEDRDRLLPIAIEKFSRMGFEFTPRECIVVGDTPRDVRCAKIHGAHCIAVATGPYSKEELLKTGADIVFDSLEDVSSFMSFITKAL; the protein is encoded by the coding sequence ATGAAAAAACTGGTCCTCTTTGACATCGACGGGACTTTGATAACCGCGGGAGGGGCCGGCACGAGATCGCTGAACATGGCGTTTCACGCGCTATTCAATATTGAGGGCGCTTTTAAAAATATAACGATGGCCGGGAAAACCGATATTCAGATAATAAAAGAAGGCCTCGGCACTCACGGCTTTTCCATGGACGGCAATGTGAAGAGGATGCAGGAAACGTATCTTCGCTTTCTTCAGATCGAGATCAACAACCCGATGAAGAAAATAAAACCCGGGATAAAAGAAACACTCGATCTGTTGAGAGCGATGGAAATGCCTCTCGGCCTGCTCACCGGCAATCTCGAAGGAGGGGCGAGGATAAAGCTTCATCCTTTCGGGCTGAATGAATATTTCCCTGACGGCGCGTTCGGCAGTGATGATGAAGACAGGGACAGGCTTTTGCCCATCGCAATTGAGAAATTTTCCAGAATGGGATTTGAATTTACTCCGCGTGAATGCATTGTCGTTGGAGATACGCCGAGGGACGTCAGATGCGCCAAGATCCACGGGGCGCACTGCATTGCCGTGGCAACAGGGCCTTATTCAAAAGAAGAACTGCTGAAGACCGGCGCGGACATTGTCTTTGATTCGCTTGAGGATGTCAGCTCCTTCATGAGTTTTATTACAAAAGCATTGTAA
- a CDS encoding carboxymuconolactone decarboxylase family protein translates to MADKKMTVEEVNAYMKEKCGFVPRMFQIINTVTPDPGRTFADFYASIFGDGALSRKVKELMFMAGGVGYCSPRCIIHVIPAINAGATTGEIFEAASVGMILAGFVPGGPGIPYAFEYALKCLDIEAKYRKGEAWEYLPQPKFDHGVF, encoded by the coding sequence ATGGCAGACAAGAAAATGACTGTCGAGGAAGTAAATGCGTACATGAAGGAAAAGTGCGGCTTTGTGCCCAGGATGTTCCAGATAATTAACACGGTCACCCCCGACCCAGGGAGGACCTTTGCTGATTTTTACGCCAGCATCTTCGGAGACGGGGCGCTGTCGAGGAAGGTCAAGGAACTCATGTTCATGGCCGGAGGCGTCGGCTACTGCTCCCCGAGATGCATAATCCATGTGATCCCCGCGATCAATGCAGGGGCGACCACAGGTGAGATATTCGAGGCAGCTTCCGTAGGAATGATACTCGCTGGTTTTGTGCCCGGCGGGCCCGGTATCCCATACGCTTTTGAATATGCCCTGAAATGTCTCGATATAGAAGCAAAGTACAGAAAGGGAGAGGCGTGGGAGTATTTGCCGCAGCCGAAGTTCGACCACGGCGTATTTTAA
- a CDS encoding MtaA/CmuA family methyltransferase gives MKPRERVLKLFNGEKVDRPPCFSGMGNVTVEGLKKSGYKFAALHSDAKMLADAAASTYKLFGFECGVVPFDLCVEAEALGCEINVYAHLDDIVYPTIKKKLIHNEDEMDIKVPPDLVNRGRVPLMKEAIGLIKKDIGSEVAIGTYVLGPFTLAGQIMELNDLLKLSFKKPDKVGKLLDLMADAVIMIAKEYEKTGIDYITVREMGATSDVLSPRVFKNLILPYLKKIFAGLSVNSVLHICGKTNDIAVFMVESGAKAISVDQKNDVAETRKKIGAEALLFGNYDPYNVLVSGTPELVKETIRKCIDNGVSAVWPGCDIWPTVQPENIKAMMDEVKK, from the coding sequence ATGAAACCGAGAGAGAGGGTGCTGAAACTGTTCAATGGAGAAAAAGTTGACAGGCCCCCGTGCTTCAGCGGCATGGGGAATGTCACTGTGGAGGGGCTGAAGAAGTCCGGCTATAAATTCGCCGCCCTGCATTCCGACGCAAAGATGTTAGCTGACGCCGCCGCATCCACGTATAAACTGTTCGGGTTTGAATGCGGGGTCGTCCCCTTTGACCTCTGCGTTGAAGCGGAGGCGCTTGGCTGCGAGATAAATGTATACGCGCATCTTGACGATATCGTCTATCCAACGATCAAAAAGAAGCTCATCCATAATGAAGATGAAATGGATATCAAGGTCCCACCGGACCTTGTGAACAGGGGAAGGGTCCCTCTGATGAAAGAGGCGATAGGCCTGATCAAAAAAGACATAGGCAGTGAGGTCGCCATAGGCACATATGTCCTTGGGCCGTTTACTCTTGCCGGACAGATCATGGAGCTGAACGATCTGCTGAAGCTGTCTTTCAAAAAGCCGGACAAGGTCGGGAAATTGCTCGACCTCATGGCCGATGCCGTAATCATGATCGCTAAAGAATATGAGAAGACCGGGATAGATTATATTACCGTAAGAGAGATGGGGGCAACTTCCGACGTGCTGAGCCCGAGAGTGTTTAAAAATCTTATCCTCCCCTACCTCAAAAAAATATTTGCCGGGCTGAGCGTAAACAGCGTGCTCCACATTTGCGGGAAGACAAATGACATCGCCGTCTTTATGGTTGAGTCAGGCGCAAAGGCCATCAGTGTAGACCAGAAAAACGATGTCGCGGAAACGCGGAAAAAGATAGGCGCTGAGGCCCTGCTGTTTGGAAATTATGATCCCTACAATGTCCTCGTGTCAGGGACACCTGAACTGGTCAAGGAAACGATAAGAAAGTGCATTGACAACGGCGTCAGCGCTGTATGGCCCGGATGCGATATATGGCCGACTGTCCAGCCTGAAAATATTAAAGCCATGATGGATGAGGTAAAAAAATAG
- a CDS encoding arginine decarboxylase, pyruvoyl-dependent — protein sequence MIDYLIPKKIFFTKGVGIHKDKLASFELALRQAGIEKCNLVYVSSIFPPNCKIISKDKGLKEIKPGQITFCVMARNETNEANRLVSAAIGLAVPSDRKNYGYISEHHTFGETAKKSGEYAEDLAATMLATTLGIPFDSDLAWDARKQVYKASRYIFKSTHICQSTEGHKDGLWTTAIAAAVMLLEE from the coding sequence ATGATAGATTACTTGATACCCAAAAAGATCTTCTTCACAAAAGGCGTCGGAATCCACAAGGACAAACTTGCATCCTTTGAGCTTGCCCTCAGGCAGGCGGGTATAGAAAAATGTAATCTTGTCTACGTCTCAAGCATCTTCCCTCCTAACTGCAAGATCATAAGCAAAGATAAAGGCCTGAAGGAGATCAAGCCCGGTCAGATAACTTTCTGCGTAATGGCGCGAAACGAGACGAATGAGGCCAACAGGCTGGTCTCCGCCGCGATAGGACTGGCTGTGCCCTCGGACAGGAAAAATTACGGTTATATATCCGAGCACCATACATTCGGTGAGACCGCGAAGAAATCCGGTGAATACGCCGAAGACCTCGCGGCAACAATGCTTGCAACAACCCTCGGCATTCCATTCGATTCCGACCTGGCGTGGGACGCGAGAAAGCAGGTTTACAAGGCAAGCAGATACATCTTCAAATCCACACACATCTGCCAGTCTACAGAGGGCCACAAGGACGGACTGTGGACTACGGCGATTGCCGCGGCAGTAATGCTTCTGGAAGAGTAA
- a CDS encoding cob(I)yrinic acid a,c-diamide adenosyltransferase: MSKGLIHVYTGDGKGKTTAAFGLAIRAAGHGKKVLILQFLKSRTKDAGERAIAKKSGIKVVKFKGQTTPLFDPTVKRSELKRHIQEALAFTGEQIKSGEYDLIILDEFNNLFRDRYADTEDIYKLTEEQPRGLELVFTGRGAPKELIEIADYVTEMRMIKHPAVNGLKARKGIEF; this comes from the coding sequence ATGTCCAAAGGTTTGATACATGTATATACCGGTGACGGCAAGGGTAAAACCACCGCCGCTTTCGGTCTTGCCATCAGGGCCGCCGGTCATGGCAAAAAAGTCCTGATACTGCAGTTTCTCAAGAGCAGGACAAAGGATGCCGGCGAGAGGGCGATAGCCAAAAAGAGCGGTATTAAGGTAGTAAAATTCAAAGGCCAGACAACCCCGCTTTTTGACCCGACAGTCAAGCGCTCTGAACTTAAACGGCATATCCAGGAAGCCCTGGCTTTCACAGGAGAGCAGATCAAAAGCGGAGAATACGATCTGATTATTCTGGATGAATTCAATAACCTTTTTCGAGACAGGTACGCGGACACCGAAGACATTTACAAACTTACAGAGGAGCAGCCCAGGGGACTTGAGCTTGTCTTTACCGGCAGAGGGGCGCCGAAAGAATTGATAGAGATTGCCGACTACGTGACTGAGATGCGAATGATTAAACATCCTGCCGTCAACGGTTTAAAGGCGCGAAAGGGGATAGAGTTTTAA